From a single Nicotiana tomentosiformis chromosome 2, ASM39032v3, whole genome shotgun sequence genomic region:
- the LOC104096054 gene encoding ribosome biogenesis protein WDR12 homolog: protein MAGMDIDGDVDESARRVQVRFVTKLKPPFKTPNTSIAIPSNLTRFGLSSIVNNLLKAGKDEWNTEPFDFLIDGELVRMSLEEFLLAKGISAEKILEIEYIKAVAPRKQEEPSLHDDWVSAVDGSNSKFILTGCYDGCGRIWKAAGSCTHQLEGHTGAITSVCVVKPRVAQSGADQIVATASKDRTLRLWKFDADESSDQLKRIRAFKILHGHNASVQSVAANPAGDMVCSGSWDCQIALWQASGSDTGDVVSVKKRKKDAKEEDPQLEEEAKSTLVGHTQCVSSVVWPQDETMYSASWDHSIRRWDVEMGKDSLNMYCDKVINCLDVGGEGYALIAAGGSDPILRIWDPRKPGTSAPVYQFSSHSSWISACKWHEKSWFHLVSASYDGKVMLWDLRTAWPLAVIDTHNDKVLCADWWKGESVVSGGADSKLCISSDVCVL, encoded by the exons ATGGCGGGAATGGATATTGACGGGGACGTTGATGAGTCAGCGAGGCGGGTGCAGGTCCGGTTCGTCACGAAGTTGAAGCCTCCCTTTAAAACCCCAAATACTTCCATTGCTATTCCCTCCAATCTCACCCGTTTCGGCCTCTCTTCCATTGTCAACAACCTCCTTAAAGCTG GGaaagatgaatggaatactgagCCTTTTGATTTTCTCATTGATGGAGAACTGGTCCGCATGTCACTTGAAGAGTTTCTCCTTGCCAAGGGCATTTCAGCT GAGAAAATATTAGAGATTGAGTACATTAAAGCTGTGGCTCCAAGAAAACAAGAAGAGCCATCTTTGCATGATGACTGGGTCAGTGCAGTTGATGGTTCTAATTCTAA GTTTATTTTGACTGGATGCTATGATGGTTGTGGAAG AATATGGAAGGCTGCCGGATCTTGTACACATCAATTGGAGGGCCATACTGGTGCAATTACTTCTGTTTGTGTTGTCAAACCAAGAG TGGCTCAAAGTGGTGCTGATCAAATAGTAGCCACGGCCTCCAAGGATAGGACACTGCGGCTCTGGAAG TTTGATGCAGATGAGTCTTCGGATCAGCTAAAGAGGATTAGAGCCTTTAAGATTTTACATGGACATAATGCTTCTGTCCAAAGTGTTGCAGCAAACCCCGCTGGAGATATG GTGTGTTCAGGGTCCTGGGATTGCCAAATAGCTTTGTGGCAAGCAAGTGGCTCAGATACAGGTGATGTAGTTTCAgtcaagaaaaggaaaaaggatGCCAAAGAGGAAGATCCTCAACTAGAA GAGGAGGCTAAATCCACACTTGTAGGACATACACAATGTGTGTCTTCCGTGGTGTGGCCACAAGATGAAACAATGTATTCAGCATCATGGGATCACTCTATAAGAAGATGGGATGTTGAGATGGGCAAGGATTCATTGAACATG TATTGCGACAAAGTCATTAATTGCCTTGATGTTGGAGGTGAAGGTTATGCCCTCATTGCTGCCGGTGGTTCTGACCCCATTCTTAGGATATGGGATCCTCGCAAACCAG GTACTTCGGCTCCTGTTTATCAATTCTCATCACACAGTTCTTGGATATCTGCCTGCAAGTGGCATGAAAAGTCATGGTTTCACTTGGTTTCTGCATCTTATGATGGGAAAGTAATGTTATGGGACTTGAGAACTGCG TGGCCCCTTGCTGTCATTGATACTCACAATGACAAG GTATTGTGTGCGGATTGGTGGAAAGGTGAAAGTGTAGTCAGTGGTGGGGCTGACTCGAAGCTTTGCATCTCTTCTGATGTTTGTGTTCTGTGA